A single window of Nicotiana tomentosiformis chromosome 1, ASM39032v3, whole genome shotgun sequence DNA harbors:
- the LOC104090079 gene encoding U-box domain-containing protein 9 has protein sequence MAKTGVVEGDPISVATAKAATELKRELQRLVKAILSEDEINVDAIDKTHQTLFALKDLKLKRQSSFRTPPDSARVLPDEFRCPLSKELMRDPVIVSTGQTYDRPFIQKWLNAGNRTCPRTQQVLSHTILTPNHLIREMISQWCKNNGIQMPDPVQYLNDEGLTEADRDLFFSLLEKMSSILSDQKVAARELRLLTKKMPSFRALFGESADAIPQLMRPLSRSNSGVHPNLQEDIITTLLNLSIHDNNKKLVAETPMVVPLLMDALRSGTIETRSNAAAALFTLSALDSNKELIGKSGALKPLVELLDEGNPVAMKDVASAIFSLCIIHDNKARAVRDGAVRVILKKIMNNVHVDELLAILAMLSTNQKAIEEMGDLGAVPCLVNIIRETSCARSKENCIAILYTICYTDRTKWKIIRDEEKTYGTISQLAQNGTARAKRKANGILDRLNRAVNLTHTA, from the exons ATGGCGAAGACAGGTGTAGTTGAAGGCGATCCAATTTCAGTGGCGACTGCAAAGGCAGCAACAGAGTTGAAAAGGGAGTTACAGAGACTCGTTAAGGCTATTTTATCTGAAGATGAAATCAATGTGGACGCCATTGATAAAACCCATCAAACCCTTTTCGCCTTAAAAGACCTAAAGCTTAAACGACAGTCCTCGTTCAGGACTCCACCTGATTCTGCTCGTGTTTTGCCTGATGAATTTCGCTGCCCACTTTCTAAAGAACTTATGAGGGATCCTGTTATCGTTTCCACCGGTCAG ACTTATGATAGACCCTTCATTCAGAAATGGTTAAATGCTGGAAATAGGACGTGCCCTCGAACACAACAAGTGCTTTCACATACAATTCTTACACCTAATCACTTGATTCGCGAGATGATCTCACAATGGTGTAAAAATAATGGGATTCAAATGCCAGACCCTGTTCAGTATCTGAATGATGAAGGGTTGACTGAAGCTGATCGAGATTTATTCTTCTCTTTGCTTGAAAAGATGTCTTCAATATTATCTGATCAAAAAGTTGCTGCAAGAGAATTACGTTTGTTAACGAAGAAAATGCCTTCTTTTCGGGCACTATTTGGAGAATCTGCAGATGCTATTCCTCAACTAATGCGCCCCCTCTCTCGAAGCAATAGTGGTGTTCATCCGAATCTCCAAGAAGACATAATCACGACACTTTTGAATCTTTCCATCCATGACAATAACAAGAAGCTCGTCGCAGAGACTCCAATGGTTGTTCCACTTCTTATGGACGCATTAAGATCAGGAACGATTGAAACAAGGAGCAATGCAGCTGCTGCCCTTTTCACACTGTCTGCCCTCGACTCTAATAAAGAGCTTATCGGAAAATCTGGTGCTCTGAAACCGCTGGTTGAACTCTTAGATGAAGGGAATCCGGTAGCGATGAAGGATGTTGCTTCAGCTATTTTTAGTCTGTGCATTATCCATGATAATAAGGCAAGAGCGGTTAGAGATGGTGCCGTGAGGGTTATCCTGAAAAAGATAATGAATAACGTGCATGTCGACGAATTGCTAGCCATACTAGCAATGCTATCAACTAATCAAAAGGCAATTGAGGAAATGGGAGACCTTGGAGCAGTTCCATGTTTGGTTAATATAATAAGGGAGACCTCTTGTGCTCGCAGCAAGGAGAATTGTATTGCAATCCTTTACACAATCTGTTATACCGACAGAACCAAGTGGAAGATAATAAGGGATGAGGAGAAAACCTACGGGACAATCTCTCAACTTGCTCAAAATGGTACAGCAAGGGCCAAGAGAAAGGCCAATGGTATTCTCGACAGACTGAACAGGGCTGTGAATCTTACCCATACTGCATAA